From a region of the Paenibacillus sp. FSL R10-2734 genome:
- a CDS encoding Hsp20/alpha crystallin family protein, translating to MSPHKTNPLDWMNEDPFFKKKLSLKSLEEQWKLDPNQIDGYVEKIIREATAATSSSFTNEASSLHVEHLDTHNYLITKIRIPSGIHPESIWAQINRTQIKLSGLGKDHSEIIPLPIPVNPDQSRGTYKQGSLQIRMPKMSSGKFRDINIRYL from the coding sequence ATGAGTCCGCATAAAACGAACCCTTTAGATTGGATGAACGAAGATCCCTTTTTCAAGAAAAAGTTATCCTTAAAGTCGCTTGAAGAGCAATGGAAGCTGGATCCAAACCAGATCGATGGATATGTTGAAAAAATAATCAGAGAAGCTACCGCAGCGACCTCTTCATCATTTACGAACGAAGCCTCAAGTCTGCATGTTGAGCATTTGGACACTCATAATTATCTGATCACTAAAATTCGTATTCCCAGTGGAATACACCCCGAAAGTATATGGGCACAAATCAATCGAACACAAATCAAATTAAGTGGTCTAGGAAAAGATCATAGTGAAATCATCCCACTCCCCATTCCAGTCAATCCGGATCAGAGCAGAGGTACTTATAAACAAGGCTCGTTGCAAATCAGAATGCCCAAAATGTCATCAGGAAAATTTAGAGATATCAACATCCGTTATTTATAA
- a CDS encoding spore germination protein, whose protein sequence is MVSIIGNIKINSVGPSSTVLVGNTASVILSSNNKIYAGANSFSIGDSIGTNITNNAASSTNTMDSDVVDQVSPP, encoded by the coding sequence GTGGTATCAATCATCGGCAACATTAAAATCAACAGCGTAGGCCCCAGTTCCACAGTCTTAGTAGGAAATACAGCTTCTGTTATATTAAGTAGTAACAATAAAATCTATGCCGGTGCCAACTCCTTCTCTATAGGTGACTCTATAGGTACAAACATAACGAATAATGCAGCCAGTAGTACGAACACAATGGATTCAGATGTGGTGGATCAAGTCTCGCCTCCTTAA
- a CDS encoding spore germination protein GerPB, which translates to MNITVYQCISVYNLKIGTISNSSVLQIGTSGRINALSHSYQSSDIPESPPTPSSAISDSPLVRLPAPTELYTR; encoded by the coding sequence ATGAATATTACGGTTTATCAGTGCATATCGGTCTACAATCTAAAAATCGGTACCATTTCAAATTCATCAGTTCTTCAAATCGGCACATCCGGCCGAATTAATGCCTTGTCTCATAGTTATCAGTCTAGTGATATTCCAGAATCTCCCCCAACGCCATCCTCAGCGATAAGTGATTCACCTCTTGTTCGCTTGCCCGCACCCACTGAACTATATACTCGCTAG
- the gerPC gene encoding spore germination protein GerPC, whose product MHPYYAQQVFNALRVQSEKIQQLEKQLQDLQRDVDSIKNNKSASIGPINYHFEQLKIEKLEGTLNIGITPNEGNNLDEAIVNGKPLGGQEEGTTAITDKIRPQILKYVQEEVPSQFSRLEREQSLSIDEQYIEMVTQDLLNQMDGRINEYVSQLPTGEEGREYTEEESTAIVEQIKRDIVTAVERHLEINITGRREPHESDSN is encoded by the coding sequence ATGCACCCGTATTACGCTCAGCAGGTTTTTAATGCACTAAGAGTGCAGTCAGAAAAGATTCAACAGCTAGAGAAACAGCTCCAGGATTTACAACGTGATGTTGACAGCATAAAGAACAATAAATCGGCAAGTATAGGACCTATAAATTATCATTTTGAACAATTAAAAATCGAGAAGCTGGAAGGCACTTTAAATATAGGCATAACTCCAAATGAAGGTAACAATCTGGATGAAGCGATAGTCAATGGAAAACCACTCGGAGGGCAGGAAGAAGGTACAACTGCAATAACGGATAAGATTCGTCCACAGATTCTGAAGTATGTGCAGGAGGAAGTGCCGTCTCAATTTTCACGTTTAGAAAGAGAACAGAGCTTAAGTATTGATGAACAATACATCGAAATGGTAACACAGGATCTGTTGAATCAGATGGATGGGCGGATTAATGAGTATGTAAGCCAGCTACCTACCGGAGAGGAAGGACGTGAATATACAGAAGAGGAAAGTACAGCTATTGTAGAGCAAATCAAACGAGATATTGTTACAGCGGTAGAGCGGCATTTGGAAATAAACATAACGGGAAGGCGGGAGCCACATGAAAGTGACAGTAATTAA
- a CDS encoding PQQ-binding-like beta-propeller repeat protein: MKYLPFILKTIMSTSLLVSGASLYLPEATAAVTNPASSAPTDDSVPTIKPLWHDKADGLGIYSLKAPILKGLYYYSSGGTLKAVDLTTGKVKWSYKNGTNPEIITNNSVFFITYEGYLVKVNAQTGKLLWKVKAAKDPIEIGAFAELVNGVLYFRNEHGGIAAYHPVTGKKIWENKDIPMYVGSIDGLYNGVLVVSSTVDNRRTQFFGLDPTTGKRLWRIQGFYSFVACRDGELILREQANASNDASNEPLKGYQLTLVHVDVRTGKAKTKKNYKPLEDVSRLGNYFTSLQGSYLYTVDGGLDQWDGNPLYRFTLGQETTSEPKSYEEYGNWVAGPVSNMAFFQKGAQITGVQLNDNRIISFNGPDSPALSVQFIGKAVYVGYENGYFYIMNAETGKALGKVKTGAQQYGKLFSVNDILYIQTEHDLFAIPLPKELQ, from the coding sequence GTGAAATATCTGCCATTCATTCTAAAGACTATTATGTCTACCTCCTTGCTCGTGTCTGGAGCTAGTCTTTATTTACCTGAAGCTACAGCGGCAGTAACAAACCCAGCCTCCTCAGCACCAACAGACGACTCCGTACCTACAATCAAACCATTATGGCACGACAAAGCAGATGGACTAGGAATTTATAGTCTAAAAGCCCCTATTTTAAAGGGTTTATATTATTATTCATCAGGTGGTACACTGAAGGCCGTCGATCTCACCACAGGTAAAGTTAAATGGTCCTACAAAAACGGAACAAATCCTGAGATTATAACGAATAATTCGGTTTTCTTTATCACTTATGAGGGTTATCTTGTAAAAGTTAATGCCCAAACGGGGAAACTGCTTTGGAAGGTTAAGGCTGCCAAAGATCCGATTGAAATCGGTGCTTTCGCGGAGTTAGTTAATGGAGTGTTGTACTTCCGGAACGAGCATGGTGGAATTGCGGCTTATCATCCGGTTACTGGTAAAAAGATCTGGGAAAATAAAGACATCCCCATGTATGTAGGAAGTATCGACGGCCTTTATAACGGAGTATTGGTAGTATCCAGTACCGTTGATAATAGGCGTACGCAGTTTTTCGGTCTCGATCCGACTACAGGCAAGAGGTTATGGAGAATTCAGGGATTTTATAGCTTTGTTGCTTGTCGGGATGGTGAACTAATACTCCGCGAACAAGCAAATGCTTCAAATGATGCCTCTAACGAGCCTCTTAAAGGCTATCAGTTGACCTTGGTACATGTAGATGTTAGAACTGGAAAAGCGAAGACCAAAAAGAACTATAAACCGCTCGAAGATGTCAGTAGACTTGGGAATTATTTTACATCACTTCAAGGCTCGTATCTATATACAGTCGATGGAGGTTTAGATCAATGGGATGGCAATCCACTATACCGTTTTACCTTAGGTCAAGAAACAACGAGTGAACCTAAAAGTTATGAGGAGTACGGAAATTGGGTGGCGGGTCCAGTAAGTAACATGGCTTTTTTCCAAAAGGGTGCACAGATCACTGGTGTTCAATTGAACGATAATCGCATTATAAGCTTCAACGGACCAGACAGTCCCGCTCTTAGCGTTCAATTTATTGGTAAAGCGGTTTACGTTGGCTATGAGAATGGCTACTTCTATATCATGAATGCAGAAACAGGAAAAGCGCTTGGCAAAGTAAAGACTGGAGCACAACAATACGGCAAACTATTCAGCGTGAATGATATCCTCTACATCCAGACAGAACACGATCTATTCGCCATTCCTCTGCCAAAAGAATTACAATAG
- a CDS encoding alpha/beta hydrolase, producing the protein MPNQPKIILEPAAQKFANDNSKPPFLPDLGPEKGRETVDTVQSSDIYKPEVDIEDLMVPGGPKGDVSVRIVRPPGSTSASLPVILYIHGAGWVFGNAHTHDRLIRELAVGAESAIVFPNYSLSPEAKYPTAIEEIYAVLKWIAEKGNEQGLDASKLSIGGDSVGGNMAAAITLMAKERSGPKIGKQLLFYPVTDASFDTKSYHEFAEGYFLQREGMKWFWDQYTTDPKDRNQITASPLRASLEQLQDLPEALIITGEADVLRDEGEAYAAKLREAGVTVTAVRFQGIIHDFVMLNPLAETNAKKGAIKLATTWLREGF; encoded by the coding sequence ATGCCAAATCAACCAAAGATCATTCTTGAGCCAGCTGCCCAGAAATTTGCCAATGATAATTCAAAGCCTCCGTTCCTTCCTGATCTTGGACCAGAAAAAGGTCGTGAAACGGTAGATACAGTACAATCCAGTGATATATATAAACCTGAAGTCGATATTGAAGATCTTATGGTGCCTGGTGGACCTAAAGGTGATGTTTCTGTAAGAATTGTTCGTCCCCCTGGCTCCACTTCCGCGTCGTTGCCTGTCATCCTCTACATTCATGGTGCTGGCTGGGTGTTTGGTAATGCGCATACCCATGATCGCCTGATCCGTGAACTCGCTGTCGGAGCGGAATCCGCTATTGTCTTTCCAAATTACAGTCTCTCACCAGAAGCTAAATATCCTACTGCAATCGAAGAAATTTATGCTGTTTTGAAATGGATAGCTGAAAAAGGAAATGAACAAGGACTTGATGCCAGCAAGCTATCCATAGGTGGTGATAGTGTCGGTGGGAATATGGCAGCAGCTATTACTTTAATGGCTAAAGAACGTAGTGGACCAAAAATAGGAAAACAACTATTGTTCTATCCGGTAACGGATGCCTCATTTGATACCAAATCCTATCATGAATTCGCTGAAGGGTATTTCTTGCAGCGGGAAGGAATGAAATGGTTCTGGGATCAATATACTACTGACCCTAAAGATCGGAATCAGATCACGGCCTCCCCACTTCGAGCCAGCTTAGAGCAGTTGCAAGATCTACCCGAAGCACTAATCATAACGGGTGAAGCAGATGTTCTACGTGACGAAGGTGAAGCTTATGCCGCCAAATTACGTGAAGCTGGAGTCACTGTCACGGCAGTCCGCTTCCAAGGCATCATTCATGATTTCGTGATGCTAAATCCTTTAGCAGAAACCAATGCCAAAAAAGGCGCCATCAAGCTGGCGACGACATGGCTTCGTGAAGGCTTCTAA
- a CDS encoding amino acid permease, which translates to MKESSSNTLQRNIGMPQAIALYIGAVLGSGVLIVPGLAAEMAGPASLLAWGFMTLLILPMALSMGLLSAKFPNAGGVSHFVTLAFGPKAGSLVGWFFLMSVPIGAPVAALTGAGYMTAAMGWDEPARITIAAIMLAVGLITNWIGMQVAGKVQIAVVIAIVAVLVFSFATALPRMEVEHFTPFAPHGWMSIGQAAAILFWCFIGWEAVSHLSEEFKDPKRAAVKGVTIAAIIVGILYFLSALATVGTQSYLKGGSSTSLVWIISQPLGRWGGFIAGLTGLFICTATIIAYAGAASRVAYALSRQGYAPQWMGRLSKSYHTPIGGIAFLLLCFVSVMSLYGSGWISITTLIQFPNATFILTYIGGCAAGIRLLKGSRLGVTISWISFLATAAVFPFTGWAIGYPLLITFMFLLIFHYKSKLEIGSTRGSSRRIQEDQRKVL; encoded by the coding sequence ATGAAGGAATCGAGTTCAAACACTTTACAAAGAAACATCGGCATGCCACAGGCCATAGCTCTTTATATCGGCGCTGTATTGGGCTCGGGGGTCCTAATCGTTCCAGGTCTGGCTGCAGAGATGGCAGGTCCCGCTTCATTGCTGGCATGGGGATTTATGACGTTGCTGATTTTGCCAATGGCCTTATCCATGGGACTACTCTCTGCCAAATTTCCTAACGCTGGAGGAGTGTCCCACTTCGTCACCCTTGCTTTCGGGCCTAAAGCTGGATCTTTGGTAGGTTGGTTCTTCCTGATGTCCGTTCCAATTGGTGCGCCTGTCGCTGCACTGACCGGTGCCGGTTATATGACAGCCGCAATGGGCTGGGATGAACCCGCAAGAATAACAATAGCTGCCATTATGTTGGCCGTTGGCTTGATTACAAACTGGATTGGCATGCAGGTTGCTGGAAAGGTACAAATTGCGGTAGTGATTGCGATTGTAGCAGTTCTCGTCTTCTCCTTTGCTACTGCGCTTCCTCGTATGGAGGTTGAGCATTTTACTCCCTTTGCCCCACATGGATGGATGAGCATTGGTCAAGCTGCCGCAATCTTATTTTGGTGTTTTATTGGCTGGGAAGCCGTCTCCCATCTCTCAGAGGAGTTCAAAGATCCAAAACGCGCTGCAGTTAAAGGGGTTACCATCGCTGCTATTATTGTAGGCATTCTATATTTCTTATCCGCTTTAGCAACGGTTGGCACACAAAGTTACCTTAAAGGTGGATCGAGTACTTCTCTTGTCTGGATTATTAGTCAGCCTCTCGGGAGATGGGGAGGATTTATCGCAGGTCTTACAGGTCTCTTCATCTGTACCGCCACTATCATTGCTTATGCAGGTGCTGCCTCCCGAGTGGCATATGCCTTGTCACGTCAGGGGTATGCACCACAATGGATGGGGAGGCTGTCTAAATCGTACCACACGCCTATTGGTGGTATAGCGTTTCTTCTCCTCTGCTTTGTGTCAGTGATGTCGCTGTATGGAAGCGGATGGATATCCATCACCACATTGATCCAGTTTCCGAACGCGACCTTCATCTTAACTTATATTGGAGGCTGTGCTGCGGGGATACGCCTGCTCAAAGGAAGTCGCTTAGGTGTGACGATAAGCTGGATCTCCTTTCTAGCTACAGCTGCTGTATTTCCTTTTACAGGCTGGGCAATTGGCTATCCGCTGCTTATTACTTTTATGTTTCTTTTGATCTTCCATTATAAGAGTAAGCTGGAGATTGGAAGTACCAGGGGTTCCAGTCGTAGAATTCAAGAGGATCAACGAAAAGTGTTGTAA
- a CDS encoding LysR family transcriptional regulator, whose protein sequence is MESRHLFTFLVVVETGSFTRAAQKLDYAQSSITAQIQVLETEIGQPLFDRISKKIILTDAGRRLLPFAQEISRMHSLAQDALHSESELTGSLRIGAPESLAAFRLPGIIKEFRVKYPKVQIVLKPGACWELTDLVRSGELDLAFLLQPETEDKDLNIATLVHEQMTLIAPPDHPLLSHSEVEPFHLKGETILHTETGCSYRTLFERHLNSHGVFPDPTLEFWSIEAIKQCVMAGLGIAFIPLVTVNNELAEGKLARLNWNDESQRVATQIAYHHKKWKSPVLTEFLLTVHKHAEQWRNQV, encoded by the coding sequence ATGGAATCACGTCATCTTTTCACCTTTTTAGTCGTAGTGGAGACGGGTAGCTTTACACGTGCTGCACAGAAGCTTGATTATGCTCAATCCAGTATAACCGCACAAATCCAGGTGTTAGAGACTGAAATTGGACAGCCTTTATTCGATCGGATCAGTAAAAAGATTATCCTAACCGATGCAGGCCGCCGTCTGCTCCCATTCGCGCAAGAGATATCCAGAATGCATTCTTTAGCGCAGGATGCTCTTCACTCCGAGAGTGAGCTGACAGGATCTTTACGGATTGGTGCTCCTGAATCGCTAGCTGCATTTCGCCTTCCAGGCATTATCAAGGAGTTTCGTGTTAAATATCCAAAGGTCCAAATTGTACTGAAGCCTGGAGCCTGCTGGGAGCTGACGGATTTAGTTCGTTCTGGTGAGCTGGATCTGGCCTTCTTACTGCAACCGGAGACAGAAGACAAAGATCTGAATATAGCAACACTGGTGCATGAACAAATGACCTTGATCGCCCCACCGGATCACCCTTTACTGAGCCATTCTGAGGTAGAGCCGTTCCATCTTAAGGGAGAAACGATATTGCATACAGAGACTGGTTGTAGTTACCGTACTTTGTTTGAACGTCATTTAAACAGCCATGGGGTATTTCCTGACCCTACACTAGAGTTTTGGAGTATCGAAGCAATCAAGCAGTGTGTGATGGCGGGTCTAGGCATCGCCTTTATACCACTGGTTACAGTGAACAACGAATTGGCGGAAGGGAAGCTAGCTAGACTGAATTGGAACGATGAATCGCAGCGTGTTGCTACTCAAATAGCCTATCATCATAAAAAATGGAAATCACCTGTATTAACAGAGTTTCTATTAACCGTACACAAGCATGCTGAACAATGGAGAAATCAAGTTTAA
- a CDS encoding tyrosine-type recombinase/integrase, with protein MNEWSEDYEEGLEAFLIWMKDAGYTPYTQKSYLADVRQFLDSLNGKRLETVKKLHVISFLTSVRERGVSDATRNRKHASINCFFKALIELEMLLSNPAAGIKKSKTEINREPVYLDEGDLGRFLSSIDGKYKGRNLAVFLLMSYMGLRVGEVHTLNLSDYNVERHSLRVFGKGRKWRNVPIPEDVVPFLDLAIEERLNPWRSKEEAMFISQKGRRLSIRGIQQIAADTFDRFQSDVPAAHRRPYSSHKLRHSFATMLLRKGADLRTVQELLGHSSIQTTTVYTHITSREKEEAMSKLQIQI; from the coding sequence ATGAATGAGTGGAGTGAAGACTACGAAGAAGGGCTGGAGGCTTTTTTAATTTGGATGAAAGATGCCGGGTACACTCCTTATACGCAAAAATCCTATTTAGCAGATGTAAGACAGTTTTTAGACAGCCTGAATGGTAAAAGGTTAGAGACGGTGAAGAAGCTGCATGTCATTTCCTTTCTGACTTCTGTCCGTGAACGTGGAGTTAGTGACGCTACCCGTAACCGGAAGCATGCTTCTATTAACTGTTTTTTTAAGGCATTAATTGAACTGGAAATGCTTCTATCCAATCCTGCTGCTGGGATTAAGAAATCTAAAACTGAGATCAATCGTGAGCCGGTTTACTTAGATGAAGGTGATCTGGGGAGATTTTTGTCTTCTATAGATGGGAAATATAAAGGCCGTAATTTAGCAGTCTTTTTACTCATGTCCTATATGGGGCTTCGGGTGGGGGAAGTTCACACGCTAAATTTAAGTGACTATAATGTAGAAAGGCATTCACTTCGGGTGTTCGGTAAGGGACGTAAATGGCGTAATGTACCGATTCCAGAGGATGTGGTACCTTTTCTCGATCTGGCAATAGAAGAACGATTAAATCCTTGGCGCAGTAAAGAGGAGGCAATGTTCATTTCCCAAAAAGGACGGAGGCTATCCATACGCGGTATTCAGCAAATTGCTGCAGATACGTTCGATCGCTTCCAAAGTGATGTGCCTGCGGCTCATCGTCGTCCATATTCTAGCCATAAGCTTAGACATTCCTTCGCTACCATGCTGCTAAGAAAAGGGGCCGATCTGCGAACGGTTCAGGAACTTCTCGGACACTCCTCCATTCAGACTACAACGGTTTACACGCATATCACGAGTCGGGAGAAGGAAGAAGCTATGTCGAAGTTACAAATTCAGATTTAA
- a CDS encoding L-lactate dehydrogenase, translating into MPPKPNRVVVIGTGAVGTTTAYTLLLRRRMPELVLIDVNQKKALGEALDMNHGMPFVGGVKLWAGTYEDCREADIIIVTAGASQKPGETRIDLLRKNISIFKDIVQKITKYNQHAILLIATNPVDILSYATLKISGFDRRRVIGSGTVLDSARFRYLIGLHKEIDPRSIHGQIIGEHGDSELPVWSKANVAGIDLGFDEAEQDEIFQDTKNAAYEIIDAKGSTSYAIALALDRIVVSILHNEGSVLNVSTLLNNYNGVSDVYLGAPCIVDRSGVREVLDLPLNETEQALFQKSAEKLKAEIAKLEL; encoded by the coding sequence CGGAGCTCGTACTTATTGACGTTAATCAAAAGAAAGCCCTTGGAGAAGCATTGGATATGAATCACGGCATGCCTTTTGTTGGTGGTGTGAAGCTATGGGCTGGTACATATGAAGATTGCCGTGAAGCGGATATCATCATTGTAACTGCCGGTGCATCGCAAAAACCGGGCGAAACACGGATAGATCTGCTCCGTAAAAACATATCAATTTTCAAAGATATCGTTCAAAAAATCACGAAATATAATCAACATGCGATACTACTCATTGCTACTAACCCGGTAGATATTTTGTCATATGCCACTTTGAAAATAAGCGGATTTGACCGCAGAAGAGTAATCGGTTCCGGAACAGTGCTGGATAGTGCACGGTTTCGCTACCTGATCGGCCTACACAAAGAAATTGATCCTCGCAGTATTCACGGACAGATTATCGGAGAACATGGAGACTCGGAGCTTCCTGTGTGGAGTAAAGCGAATGTTGCCGGGATTGATCTCGGTTTTGACGAAGCAGAACAAGATGAAATATTCCAGGATACTAAGAATGCCGCTTATGAAATTATTGATGCCAAAGGCTCAACCTCTTACGCAATAGCACTAGCACTTGACCGTATTGTAGTCTCCATTCTGCATAATGAAGGTTCTGTGTTGAACGTATCTACTTTATTGAATAATTATAACGGAGTTTCGGATGTCTACCTTGGTGCCCCTTGCATCGTAGATCGATCCGGTGTACGAGAAGTTCTAGATCTTCCATTGAATGAGACTGAACAAGCTCTATTCCAGAAATCTGCTGAGAAGCTTAAAGCAGAGATAGCTAAGCTAGAACTATAA